The sequence below is a genomic window from Euwallacea similis isolate ESF13 chromosome 1, ESF131.1, whole genome shotgun sequence.
TTTCTGAGTTTAATGCAGCGGAAAGGGATTTGTAACTTAAGGGATTTAGTTGCCTAAATGTAATATACCTTAGGGCCAAGTTTCTTCAACGACCACCCTTTACGTTTAGAGAGGAATAATTTTtagacaaaatggtgaacaatttttttagcctTGTCTCTGGAGTCTTGTactaatttacaaatttcatattaaaaaacgAACAGTTTATCGCCAGTTTCGTCTCCATGGATGAGTGGATTCATATGGAAATCTATTCCAGTCAGTTTGCAGTAAATTTATCTGATAGCAAGGCATGAATGGAAGGAAGCAGCCGGCTCCGATGCGCGAGTTACCAATTTCCGCTTGCCCTGttagcaatttaaatttatcattaacGAAGCCATTTATCCATAAATAAATTGCATCGGGGCGTGCATTTATGAGCACCCCACATTAAGAAAATGCGATTTCACAGGCGTTGAGCGCACTATAGGGCGAAATTACGTAATAGTGTTTACGAATATTAGACATATTACAtcgaaaatttccaataaataatatttaaaaaatcagtgatTCAGGAATGAGTATAGCTTTGACCCATCTGCAAGGATAATTTCATTAACTATACAAATTAAGCCTGTCAAGACTCTAAAATATAGCGACTTAGATATTTGCATTATAAAGAGGATTATTCAATTAAGTGATGCTAATAAGACTCTGCCGAGCTGCACTGAGAAATTTCATTGTAATTTAAGTCtgcagtaattttattttaaaactctcGACCTTTTTCCCtttgtatgtacatatgtagCCCACGTATTTCTAGTTGTAGTGCTCATTTGCGGAAGCCTTAAGAAGGGCTTAATAAGGAGGTACGTCGGAAAGTTTTTCACTCCGGCTCAAGTGGCTAATTCGAGCATTTAACATGATGAAGAATAAACAGTTCAGTAGCATCCCATACCAAACAACGACGTCCAATTTGTGCTCTGTTTGATCCGAGTTgacatgaaatattttatgtttggCTAAATATCATATACCGTGCTCacatttctcatattttattCGTTTTCACGTATATACCCCGGTCCCTAAGGAGAAGATTTATGCGAGGGCATACAGAGTTTTATATTTCACAAGAACAAAGGCCTAATGCAATTTCTTGGAGGTGAGCATCTTGTTTGCCCCCATATTCGTCTCTTGCGATGACGAACATAAAAAGAATAGGGTTTTATTGCGGAATCTATAGCTTCCCGAATATggaacaattaatttttatgtatggAAATATTTGAGCTGGTTTGAATTGACAATGGAAATAATGGAACCTGGtgaaattacttcttttatatggacaacattatttttttaccaaatttgcaagaaaatgGGATATTCAGTGCTTTGTTATCAACGTTGACTACGGCATTACTCTAAATACTCTCTGTtcgtttattataatttaaatatatatgtagAATTTTCTCCAAAATGGAACGAGGAAATATATATCAATTTAAAGTAGGAGCACCTACCAACCTCGGGTCGAAATCGCCTTTGTATATAATTGTACTCAAGTTTCTCTACGTCATCTTATAGTTCCAGATTTATGCTTCACATTTCCTCCTCAGCATTTtagtggaaaatttaaaacagctGAGTTATAGGTTGTTGAGGACGGAGAACGACAGAATAAAATTCTTGTCTTCGTTAGATTCctggatttattttttgcactgTGCAGGATTGTTTCCAGGTTTTTCAATCATCGTGAAGTCTTAGATTTCTGCTCAAAAAAATAACCTTCCCAGCATCGTCTTCGATGTTTCGCATTGAAGTATATTCATGTAccgaattttcaagaaaatccaatttttataatcatttttaaatcaataaatgaacattttttggttgtaataatatattttccaattatacTTTCAAATTCATCTCGTTTACTGAGGTCAGTGAAATACGAACTTATTTATCGGatatgaaataatttgttttcaccaaattgtcgAGAATTAGAAAGTTTCTCCCTGTTTATTTAGCTATTCTATGAAGttaatatttaactaaaactTCCATTTCATATTCCAGGTACCCTTTGTAACATCGACCGTCTGGAACTAGTAATGCCACGCTATGCCCTCAAAGGAGGCGAGGTGACCCTAAAGTGCGACCACAGCGTCAAGTTGGAAGATTTGTATAAGGTGGAATGGCGAAAGGGCGAGAACAAAATCTTCACGTACATTAAAGGGCGACAGCCACCGTTCCAACACTGGGAAATCCACGGAGCCAAGCTTAACGTAAGTGGATAAGGTGTAAAAGGGCGTGTGTTAATTTAGTTATGTATGCTCAATTAATTATGTTCGCGAGTAAGGTGCCTGTCCTTCTGGCGAGGGCTTGCTTAGATATTCAGGAGGGTCATCAATGCTGAGGACTTAATATGGGGTGAATTAGGACACTAGAGGCGTTTGCACTAACTAACTGGGGTGCATTGAATTAGTTATTCAAGGCTGGTTGTTCATAACGATTTAATTGAGCATGATACAAATTCGGATATATAACTTTTAGCCGTTGTTGCAGAAGAGCAATAGTAGTGAAAAGCAAGTTCACCTCACGAATCTAACGTTCGCCGCGAGCGGATCTTATTACTGCGTCGTTTCAATGGAAACTCCAATATTTACTAAAGACTCAGACACGAAAGACTTGACAATCATAGGTGCGTAATTATAGCATTTCAGCAGATTCATTTCTGAGAGATGCGTGAATTTGTCTAATTTACGATATTGCATGATACTCTTTCCAGATCCCCAGGACAGAGATCCACAAATAACCTTCAAAAAGGAGACTTATTATATAGGAGAAATGCTGGAAGCTAACTGCACCACTTCCCCCTCCAGGCCCCCTGCGTACATTACGTGGTTCATTAATGATGAAAAGGTAGAATATATTGGTTGTTTTGCTGACAAACTTAATCTCGACTCGAAGCTGCCATCAGCCAAAGTGTTCTGGTTAATGCATTTAAAGTGCCCCCCTTAAACTCGTTAATTGCCTGCGAAAGTTTCAGTGGCCATTTGCttcaattagacaaaattcTGACCTTCAGAGCTTCGGCTCCGGTCAGACATTATTAACTCCTACAATAACACgatgaaaagtttaaattgtAACCGTCCAGTTTAATGGGCACGGCAGCGATGTCAAATTTAGATGAGACTGTAATGCTATGTAATTTCGACCTCTAACGagtaacaataattttcaggAACTGTTTCATTCAATAATTATCAATGAAACAGTTTGGTTGGTGGGAAGTTGAATATTGCCACAACTCTCATAcagagaaaaatcaaaatattcatttgcTCTGTATTTGAACAGACATTTCCTCCCGCTGTAAATCATTAGCTTGCGCTTGACGTCACTTCAACGTTATTCGTTACTGGTTACGAGGGGCGATCGCTAATATCgtatatacagagtattaaaaacaaaatttaatgctCGTATGAAGTGGCTTTgtaaatcattaaaatatctaaaaaaactcTCGTTGGAGCCATTTTTCGCGCACTTATCGGAAGAGAAATATTCTGGTTTAGGGAAACGGCGGTTTGCCTTCTGGATTCGTGCCCATATAATCCGCGCTCTATACCGCTCTTATTATGATgagtttaaaataagcaaCCAAGCAAACACTACATTTCTAAAATTCGCTTCATCAGCCCCTGTTGTCGGTCAGGTCacataacatttattttgtattctGTATTTACAGTAGCGAGCACGGTCAAGTCATAGTCAGAGAATCCAAAATGAATGTTACAATACTTGACCTGCCCATGACCGTGACTTGACTGTGCTCTGACTGTGACCTGTGCTTTTTGTGAATTGTGCTTAATTCCATTCATAACTTTAAATTgcataattcaaaattgtattaaatcaATACGCATGGATATCAATGACGTACTTCGTTTCTCTGAATTGGCGATAAGTGTTTATcaacgatttttattttatttatggttgcATTCTCATGTTTATCGTTTATTAAAAGACATTATCGTATCCGAAAATAAATTgagtgaaaaattgaaaaaaatcttttagcTGGTAATAATCCCAAAGACTCTTCCCGGGCGGGGCGTGTGAGGCTTAAAAAGTAATTAGCGGTTGCCCCTAGAATAAATTCCACAACGCAAATAAGCAATTGCAGTTGACGGGTCCACGAGAACGTACGTGggggaaattttaattattcgcCAAAAGGATAGTTTTATATGCGACCGAGATGTCCGGAATGAGAAATTACGAAATTGCTCCGGCAGCGAAGGATTCTCGTATGACCGTAAATTAGAATCTGCCATTTCTGGAAAGGCGGAAGGAATTCCAGCTGCTTGTTTTACTATGGGGGTTTTACGGCCGAGTTGTGGCTAGCACTTTCGAGTAACTATGTAATAGTTCAGTGAATGTTTGTGTAGGTTCAGGACGGCCTCACCAAGTCCTTCTCCAACGGACAACTCTATGGGCATGGCTACTTTGAAACCAGGGCTTCCTCCATTAAACAGCTCTCCATCGAAGTGTCGCAGCTTCATGGAGGTGAGGACGGGCGGCTTCGTCTTGTTTGCATGGCCACCATTCCTGGATACGTCAACAAGGACATCACAGATTATGCTGATATGAGGAACGCCACTGTGGACAGTAAGCGATTACTGgaatttttacagatttgcACGAGATTTACCATAAATTTTAGGGCGAATTTaaagaagcatttttttaacatacgTCTGAAAATGAGGTAAAAGTTAACagtaaaaacagaaaaaatgaaaaaaattgctgcaATAAAACTTGATCGAAAAATAGGCataaaaaaatgagtaaaTTAGAGGCAAAAGCTCGTTTTAAAAAGGGGTGACGAAGGtgattttaaacataaaaatatgtaatgaaTAAACCGAAGAGAAAAACTGGGCAAAACAAGATTAAACTTGAGTCGAGTAAGTTTGCTGGGCAACTTTAAATCGTGGGACTTTgtgttcaaatttaaaaatattctgagCCTCAGTGGAATGTTTCAATTGTTTCAGTATGTTTTcgagtttatttttaatcaaacaaataaataaataaaatcaaaatttgcgTTAAATTTTTGGTCAAAACTCCAACATTACGCAATCGATTTGACCGTCGCTTACGGGTAAGAGCTCCTTCAAAACACCCGAAGCAAATCTGACATAATTTTGTATTCTTCACCTCTCATTTTAGACGTAGTGAATTTGTAAAAGCTCAAAGCGAGCttgcaaacaaaataaataagaacCAAAAACATGGGTGTTTTACAGATGGCTGTTCGTCTATCCGATGTGCAAATACAAGTTCCATTTGAAGAGCCGCTTCGACGTTTAAAAGGAAACGCGAGTTTGCGAAAGTGAACGAAATGGGGAATTTTACTTGAATTAGTCCTACTGCACTCGCAGTTCTTTTGTGCGAATCAAATGCCcttcaagaaaaaaaggaaaaaatacgtGAGAATCTGACGCTTCTAATCAAATTCCGTTTTTAGCGTTCCGTTACAAGGCAGAGTAAATAAACAATGTCAACACCTTTTAACAAAGCAAAGTAAACGTCTCgagacaattattatttaccaaGGGGGATTGTTTGCTTAGCCTTCAGGAAGTTCTTCCCTAGGAATAGGAATTAAAGGGCTTGGAGGCATTATTGGGTCGAGCGCGAGCAAATGCGGAAAATATTTGCCCTATATTGTGGTAGAAACACATAGAAATCTATCACGTATTAATTGGATATTGGCTcctttggaaattaaaaatttcgcgcTCCTGTGTTGCTGGGGGTGCCCGTAAGGAAATCCCCGTACCCCAACTACTAAATAATGCTACAGAGTTTAATATCCTTGTGCTTTCTGTACATCATAGAATCTATTTGAGAGCATCGTTGATATGCGGCTTTACTTCTCAAAACAGCAGTGgcgtaacatttttttttaaacaactaGTGATATCC
It includes:
- the LOC136408583 gene encoding cell adhesion molecule 3-like isoform X2, which produces MPRYALKGGEVTLKCDHSVKLEDLYKVEWRKGENKIFTYIKGRQPPFQHWEIHGAKLNKSNSSEKQVHLTNLTFAASGSYYCVVSMETPIFTKDSDTKDLTIIDPQDRDPQITFKKETYYIGEMLEANCTTSPSRPPAYITWFINDEKVQDGLTKSFSNGQLYGHGYFETRASSIKQLSIEVSQLHGGEDGRLRLVCMATIPGYVNKDITDYADMRNATVDIEIMEETPALPSPVEAASSGHRMFLHHLILLKLYLMLTYY
- the LOC136408583 gene encoding cell adhesion molecule 3-like isoform X1, with the protein product MLLFGSFGVHRIWMFLLFIKGTLCNIDRLELVMPRYALKGGEVTLKCDHSVKLEDLYKVEWRKGENKIFTYIKGRQPPFQHWEIHGAKLNKSNSSEKQVHLTNLTFAASGSYYCVVSMETPIFTKDSDTKDLTIIDPQDRDPQITFKKETYYIGEMLEANCTTSPSRPPAYITWFINDEKVQDGLTKSFSNGQLYGHGYFETRASSIKQLSIEVSQLHGGEDGRLRLVCMATIPGYVNKDITDYADMRNATVDIEIMEETPALPSPVEAASSGHRMFLHHLILLKLYLMLTYY